CGCCAAGTGGGCAAGGACTACCTGTTGTTTCCCGCCCTCAGCGGACGTCGCTGGCGACGAACTCTGACGGCGAACTTGTCCGCCAACCTGCTGCGGAATGTGTGGTCGTACGTGGTGATTTTCTGTGGTCATTTCCCCGATGGCGCCGAGAAATTCACGCTGGCGGAACTCGAGAACGAGACCCGGGCGGAATGGTATCTGCGGCAGATGCTCGGCGCAGCCAATTTCCGTGCCGGCGCAGTGATGGCGTTCCTGAGTGGCAACCTCTGCTACCAAATCGAGCATCACCTATTTCCGGACCTCCCCAGCAACCGCTACGCGGAGATCTCCATCAAGGTCCGCGCACTGTGTGAAAAATACGATCTGCCCTACACTACTGGTTCCCTTGTGCGGCAGTATCTTTTGACCCTACGAACCATTCACAAACTGTCTCTGCCTGACCGGTTTCTTCTTGCGACGTCCGACGACGCCCCTGAGACTGCGTCCGAACTCAAGTTCCGCACTACCGTGTCAAAGCCCGAGAGTTCGGCTCGAAACCCTCGGGTTGGGCTGCGAAGCGCGCTGCGATCGTCGCCTGGCAACCGTTGGGTACATGGACGGAGAAGCGCGCTTTTCAACGGCGTGACCACAGCCCTTGGCGTCGGCTTTTTTCGGAAGCGCCAGCAGATTCTCCGTAGGAGTCGCACGACAGCGTGACGGACCGCCTGAGGATTGGCACTCCAGGTCACCTTGTTGGGTCGCTTCCGGGGCGCGGTTGCCTCGGGGATCGCCGTCGCCTCGGGGATCGCCGTCGCGGTGGAAGGACCGCTCGCCGGGCGTTTCACGAGGCGTTCGCGCCCGAGCCCTGGTTTCCCGGTGGCTTGAACGCGCAATTCGCGTGAAATTGCGGACCGGACACTCGGATTCCTCTGCGAGGGAACGTCGTACCCGTTGCGGACGCCGAAGGCGTCGTTGCCGACACTCCGAAAATTCGACGCGGAATCGTCCCGGAACCGAGGGCTGAAGCGGGCGGCGCTAGGCTGAACAAATGCGCGGAGAGTACAAAGTTCCAGGCGGCAAGCTAGTTGCCGTCGATGTCGAGGTCGAGGACGGGCAGCTGTCCCACGTCGCAGTTTCCGGTGATTTTTTCCTCGAACCGGACAGTGCGCTGGACGACATCAACGGAGCGCTGACGGGCATGCCGGCAGATGCCAATGTCGAACAGCTCGCGGATGCCATCATCGCCACCCTCGACGAGTCTGTGTCGATGATCGGGTTCACCGCGGAGTCGGTTGGCATCGCGATCCGCCGCGCCCTCGGTCACGCCACCAGTTGGGCGGACCACACGTTCGACGTCATTCCGCCCGTGGTCCTCGATCCTGCGATGCACGTGGCGTTGGACGAGGTCATCGCGCGGGAGGTGGCGTCCGGTGTGCGTCCCCCCACTTTGCGTTTCTGGGACTGGGATTCGCCGCTGGTCGTGATCGGCTCGTTCCAATCCGTACGCAATGAGGTCGACTCGGAGGCCGCTGCGCGCCACGGTATCGGTGTTGTGCGCCGAATCTCAGGCGGCGGTGCGATGTTCATGGAGCCGGGCAACTGCATCACGTACTCGTTGGTGGTGCCCGCGTCGCTGGTGGAGGGACTGAGTTTCGAACGGTCGTACGCCTTCCTGGACCAGTGGGTGATGGGCGCACTTGCCGAAGTCGGAATCACCGCGCGCTACGTGCCACTCAACGACATTGCTTCGGACAAGGGCAAGATCGCGGGCGCCGCGCAGAAGCGGTTCGCCGACGGGACGGTTGTGCATCACGTGACCATGGCCTACGACATCGACGCGGAGAAGATGGTGCAGGTTCTGCGAATCGGCCGAGAGAAGATGTCCGACAAGGGAACCAAGAGTGCGGCCAAGCGGGTAGACCCGCTCCGCTCCCAGACCGGAATGACGCGCGCTGCGATCCTGACTTCGTTCGAGAATTACTTCCGATCGCAGCACGACACTCGCACCAGTGCGTACACCGAATCGGAACTCGCACAGGCACGTGAGCTGGTGGAGACCAAGTTCAACACCGAGAAGTGGACGCACCGCGTGCCGTAGGGTGCGTCCACCAAACCCGTGTGTCTAGCAAACCCGTGTGTCTAGCAAAGCTGGGGTGTCTAGCTCGAGTTATGCAGTGTGAGGAGCGGGTTGCTCCGCAGCGGATGGCGTGACGCCCGCCGCGGCACTGCGACGCGTCACGGTGAATGTTGCAGCGACGCACAGAATTGCGATGACGAAGCACGCCAACGTGTACCAGAGATTCCCGATCGGGTCTCCATTGCTGGTGGAACCGTCGACGGCACCGAAGAACTCAGGTAATGCCGTCGCCCAGAGAAATGCGAAGATGCACAGGTACACCACGCTGTAGTACTGGACAAACTTGTTGGTGTACGGGGGAGCGTCTGACGGTTGCGAGCGCAACCGCGTCCATTGGCGGACGAGAAGCACAATCGCAACAACTGTGAGAACCGCCAGTTCTGCGGCGTAGAGGAACCCGCGGAGGGTGTCGCTGCCCGCGCCGAATACCGTCGCGGGTATCGGCAGGATGAAAGTGCCCAATGATGCCAGGACGCCGATGACGATTGTGCGCCAGACCAATTGGAGTCCGGTGAAGTGTTTGCCGCTGTCGACGTGTCGGCCGACGAAGAATTGGACGCAGAACGCCAGCGACATCGGCCACAAGGCTGCGAACACAACCACGCTCGGCAGCGGAACAGCATCGAACATCGGTTGGTTGATCGGGTTTTCCGTCGACCATTCCCACCAGCGAAGCTGCGGTCCGAGGTGGTCGAAGATCTCGTAGAACGCGTGGTGGACGAAGCCTACGCAGACCGCGCCGGCGAGCACACCGTAGCGGCGGAAAACGCCCAGCATCTTGACGATTTCGAAGGCCAGCGTCGCCATAAGCGGATAGATTGCGATGATGTAGAGGGGGAGTCTGCCCCACAGGAAATCTACGGTGAACACGTTGTGCGCAAACATCGTATCCACGTGCTGTTCGATTCCGAATGCCGCGGGAAAGTACAGCGGCGGTTCGATGATGAAGAGATAGGCCGTGGCGCCGAACCAGAGCACGAGGTTGGTGGGATCGCCGGCTCGACGCAAACGCACTATCGCGAGAATCAGCGCGAGCACCGAGCCGATGATGATGGTCCACTCGAGGGCTGGCAGGGTCCAGTTCTCCAGCCCGAATGGGTTGCGGAACTCGACCAGTCCGCCCGCTTCTGCGCAGGAGAAGCCGAGCTCTGTAGCGAGTTGATCGAAGGTGGGTGAACAGAGGTCAGCCATCAGTCGACCGCCCTGCGGTAGTCGATTCAGCGCTGTTCGATTCAGCTGTGTACCAGCGTGTTACGTCGTAGCCGGCTTCGAAACGTTTGAACCATACGTCGGCCAAGGCGGGCAGATTCTCGTTGGCAGGGTTGTGTTTGGGCAATTGGCTGCGGATGACACCCTTCAAGGCAGTGAGTTGCTCGCCGAGTGGCAAGACGTCGAACGCGCGAGACATCGGGCCGTTGTCCTGCGCTTCGAGCATCGGCAATCGCTTGCGTAGAAACTGCATGTTGCGGTACGAAGCGAACATCGCCATTGCGTCGACCTGCCGATCTTCCAGGGGCACATGCTTGTTGAAGCCCAGCGAGGCCAGTCGGATCACCTTCATGACGTGCTGGAAGATCGACGGTGCCATGCGCATTCGGTAGAGATCGCTGCCGACAACGGAGTCGAAGATGATGAGCGCGGAACTCCGGTGTTCGACTTCCTCGACGAAGTGCCAGATGAACAGCGAAGCAACCCGGTCGTCTCCGGGGCGGAAGAGTGCTGATTCGTTGTCGAGCATCAGTTTGAATACCGAGGTGAAGGTGGCTTCGAGGTCAGCGGTATACGCCAGTCGGTAGTTCAACGATTTCTCTGCCGTGAGCTTGTCGAACTCTCCGATAACTTCGTCGAGAGTTTCCTGCAGGCCCGGATATCGCCTGATCAGACCCTTGACGTGCTGACGATGCGCCGAAGAGTGCTGCCCCTCTTGCCGCATGAACGCGTCGGCTTCCTCGGCGACTGCTCGATCCTTCAATAACGGTTTTGTCTGCAGGATGAGCTTGACGATCATTTTTTCGAAACCGATGGCCAGGAACGAGACGGCATTTGCCATGCTCGAGAAGGCTGGGTTCTCTTCGTTCCACAGGAAGGGGACGTCGTAGTCCTCGAATGCAAAATTCATCTTTCGGACGTGTAGATCAGTCACTTCTCGAAACCTCGTCTTTCCGGAGGAGCGGGTAGGTGGCCACCTGGATGCACCGAAAGCCACGCATTTATTGTGACCATACACAAATCGACTGTTGTGTATGGTCACAATTCCGTGATGCGCACAGAATTGGTCTGGACGGGCAGTGTTAGCCTGGGTTTCTCGATTCGAGTGAGGAATGCACGCAGTGGCGCGAAGACGTGGGTGGGGCGGAAATCCGCCAGTCGACGATGACGACGCAACTCATCGAATCGTCACCGCAGCAGTCGATTTGATCGGACAAACCGGTTCGGCAATCAGCATCGCCGATATTGCGGAGTCGCTGGGCGTGATCCGTCAGACGGTGTATCGGTACTTTCCCAACTCGGATGCACTGATGCGCGCAGCGGCAATCGCATCGGTCGCCGGATTTCTCGATCGGCTCACCGCACATGTGAGCGGCATCGAAGATCCCGTGGACGCGATGACCGAGGGCGTTGTCTACACGCTGACCGAGGTCCGCAGAATCCCGCATCTCGGCATCTTGCTGACGGGAACGTATTCGAATCTTCACCCCGACGGTCTTACATCTGACGAGGCTCAGGCCTTCGGCATCGCGATGATCAACCGCTTCGACGTTGACTGGGAGCAATACGGGTACGACGACGCGGCGCTTCGCGAACTCGTCGAGTACGTCCTGCGCACCATGCAGTCGTTTTTCATCTCTCCAGGCAATCCGCCGCGGAGCGACGACGAACTACGGCGATACCTGCGCCGCTGGATGGGCGCCGGGATCACTGCCCAATCAAAGTCCTGAACAACCACATTCTCAGATGACGGTCAGGACGATCGCTCCGGCGCACGCGATAACGACGATGGTGATAGCCATCAGATCGGCTCGACGCGGGCGCTTCGGGTAGGCGGCGATCAAGCCGGTTCCGCCGCGTGCGGAGATAGCCTCACCCATTTCGGCAGACCTGCGGATCGCCACCGACATCGTTGTCGTGATCAGATCGATGATCGTGTTGTCGGACGCGCTGTGCACGACACCCTTAGGCCGGAGCCTGCGAGCAGCGGCGAGGGTGACCATTTCTTCGATCAGAAGAGGGAGTGAGCGAATGCAGAGCGCTGCCGTTATTGCCCACTCGTCCACCGGGATTCGTAGGAACCGTAGCGGTCGGCCCAAAGTCGCCAGTGCCGGAGCGACATCGCTCATCGATGTGGTCCACGCCAACATCAGTGAGGCGCACAGCAATACGATTCCGAAGGTGACTGCCCGAAGGTAGAGATACACCGCGTCGAGACCGATGGGGAGATTGACCAGGGCTCCGCCCAGGAGCAAGAGCCCGATCCACCACGGTGGCCGCGGGATTGCCGTCGGAGGAATATGGCCGATCGCAGCGGTGACGACCAGCAGTCCGGTAATCACGGCAATGGACGGCCACGACGGTGCAATCACCATGACCAGGCTGATGAGCACCACGGCAATGATCTTCGTGCCCGCCCACAGTCGGTGGATCGGTGACGTAGTGGGAACTTCGCGCAGGAGTGTAGTCATCGCCGGGTCTCCTCCAGGGTGACGGGGTTTTCGGTCAGGACACCGTCAGCGAGATGAATTGTCCTGCTGCACACACTGTCCATGCCGTCGACGTCATGTGAGATCACAACCAGCGCGGTGCCGTTGCGCCTGATCCAGGTCAGGACGTTCATGATGGCAGCGCGCCCGGGCGGGTCGAGGCCGGCGAGTGGTTCGTCGAGAATAAGCATTTGGGGTTGGCGGACGAGCAGACCGGCGAGCACCACTCTGCGCATCTGCCCGCCGCTGAGTTGATCGATGCTGCGACTGGCGATGCGGCGGTCGAGCCCGACGGCGTCGAGTGCCCAGGAAACCTGAGTGGAGCCGATTTCGGGCCCGCCTGCGGCTTCGATGTCTTCTGACACTGTTCGACGTTGCAGTTGCAGTCGCGAGTGCTGGAACGTCAGGCCCACCGAACCCACCTGGCGGGCAATAGGTTTGCCGTCGAACAATGCCGTGCCGGACGTGGGGACCGTCAATCCGGCCATGATCCAGGCCAGCGTGGACTTTCCGGAGCCGTTGCCGCCCAGTACCAATACGCCGTCACCTGAGCCGATGGTCAGATTGACGTCGGACAACGCGGTACGCGACCACGGAGTGCGATTGTTGTAGGTGTGCGAGAGATTCTCGATCTCGAGGAGAGCTTTGGTGCTGGGCTGCCAGTAGGCGGGTGAAGCCGGCTGTCCGGTGCCGACCATCCAACCCGGCTCGTGCTCGATCTGCCGACCGTTCTGCAGCTGGACAACGCGGTCGGCGCGGCGAGTGTCTGCCTGATGATGGGTGACCAGGACAACCGCCATGTTGTGGCGACGGGGGAGAGTTGCCAACAGTTCCACCAGTTCTTCGCGTCCGGTGCGATCGACCATCGCGGTAGCTTCGTCGGCGATGAGCAACGCGGGACGACGAGCGAGGGCAGCGGCGACGGCCAGACGCTGCATCTCGCCACCCGAGAGTGACGACGTTTCACGCATCGCCATTCCGCCCAGTCCGACCTCGGTCAAGAGTGCCTCGATGTCCGGAAGGTGCTCGGGTTGTAGGCCCCACACCACGTCGTCGGCGACGCGGGTTCCGAGAATCTGGCTTTCGGGTCGCTGCAGGACCACCGCTGTACCGCCGTGGTGTCCGAGGCCTGCGGCGCCGGGTCGCACCAGGAGGCCGCTCGACGGTGCCCGACCAGCGAGAAGGCGCGTCAGAGTCGATTTTCCGGAACCGTTGTGGCCGACGACGGTGACAAATTCGCCGCGGTCGATCGAGAAGTTGATGTCCGTCAAGGCCGGTGACGGTGAACCCGGGTAGGTGAAGCCGACGTGTTCGAGTGTCAGCGGCAGCGGGTTGATCGTCCGGTCGTCTGGCGTCGTTGCCAGCGGATCCACCGTGGGCAGTGCAGCCAACCGATCGAGAACGGCGCCGAGAACAAAGTAGGAGACGACGGTACTGATGATTATGCCCAGCGTGGCGGACGCGGCAATCCAGATCCACCAGTAGTCGATGACGGCTCCGATGCTGCTTTCGATCCCTTCCGCGATCCCAACCAAAGACGGAGATCTTTTGAGAATTGCCGCGACACCGCGAACTGTGTTGTCGAGTGAATCCAACAAGAGGTTTCGCAGCGGCGAGAGAATGAGCAGTAGAACTATGGAGAAGAGGGACAGGAGCGGCCCGACAACACACGCCGCCAGTAGCGCGGAAAGGAATCCGCGTCCCCGCCTTTTCACATTGCCGATAATTCCGCCCAGCAGGGCGCAGAGTGCAACCGCAGAGGCAGAACCCGAACCGGCGGCAACAAACGCGACCGCAGTGGCAGCAACGCCGGACGCGACGACAGCGCGGATCCGGAACCGTTGAGCAACGATGCCCATCGGAACAGCGGCAACAAGATGGAGTGCACTTGCCAGAGGAATAACTGTCGCGATGACGGAAAGAGCGACCGTGAATCCAGCCATCACGGCACCGGTCGCCACCTCGAGTGGACGCAAGTTGCCGGTTGGCTGAATTTCTGGGCGGTTGCTCACCAACTCCAGTGTGCCAGTCGTGACGAAACTCCTGTTGCACTGATGGTGAGCCCATCTGCCCGGTTGCGTAGGCTTTACCTCACAACAATGCATCGGACGGAGCGTGGAAGACGTGAGTGCAGCACCCATCAGGGTTGGGGTTCTGGGAGCCAAGGGCAAGGTCGGCCAGGCAATCTGCGCAGCAGTCGAGGCTGCAGCTGATCTGGAACTGGTTGCGCAGGTAGATACCGGCGATCCGATCGAGACGTTTGTCGACACCCGCACTCAGGTCGTGGTCGACTTCACACATCCCGATGTCGTGATGGGAAACCTGGAGTTTCTCGTAGCCAATCGCATTCACGCCGTGGTCGGCACCACGGGCTTCGACGAGAGCCGCCTTGCCGCGGTGCAGTCGTGGGTCGACGCCCAGCCCACCACCGGCGTACTGATCGCCCCCAACTTCGCGATCGGCGCTGTGCTGTCGATGCGCTTCGCGGCCGCTGCGGCCCGGTACTTCGATTCGGTCGAAGTTATCGAACTGCATCATCCCTACAAGGCTGACGCCCCGTCGGGCACCGCGTACCGAACGGCGGCGATGATCGCAGCGGCACGCGCCGCAGCTGGTGTCGGCCCGAGTCCGGACGCCACGACCACCGAACTCGACGGTGCCCGCGGCGCCGACGTCGACGGTGTTCGCGTGCATTCGGTGCGCATGGCCGGGATGGTTGCACACCAGGAAGTCATTCTGGGCACGCAGGGCGAGACACTCACCATCCGTCACGATTCCATCGACCGAACCTCGTTCGTCCCTGGAGTGCTGCTCGGTGTTCGCGAGATCGCGGCCCGTCCCGGACTCACCGTTGGTATCGATTCGTTCCTGGATTTGTGAGCACTACAGACTTGTGAGCACTACGAACATGAACAACAAGACCACCCGCACACTCATCTTGATCACGGCGATCTGCATTGCCCTTGCCGTGTACTTCGTGCTGCTCGGTCAACGCGGAATCCAGCTCATCCAAGATGGGGGCGGCGCGGCTATCGGCCTGGGAATCGGTGTGCTCATCCTGCCGTTCCTCGGGCTGTGGCTGGTAATTGCGACACTGCGGGCGGGATTCACCCACCAGCGCCTGGCTCAGCAGATCCACGACGAAGGTTTGGCCGTCGACGCGTCGACGCTCCCGAAACTGCCGTCGGGCCGGATCGAACGTGCTGCCGCCGACGAGTTGTTCGCGAAGATCAAGGTCGATTGGGAAGCTGATCCCGACAACTGGAAGCAGAACTTCCGTCTCGCGCGCGCCTACGATTACGCGGGTGACCGGAGCCGTGCCCGCGAAACCATGCGCCGGGCAGTGGAATTGGAACGACGCGAGCGCGGCAAGTAGACCCGTCTACTCCGGAACGGTGGTGGGGGACGCCGGATCCGGAGTGGTGGGATCGAACGGCGGCGGGTTGTCGGGGTTGAAGATCGACGGCGGAATCGAGCACGTAGCTCCCACTTCGGGATACGTTGCGGGATTGAGCCGAAGTGCCGAGATGAACTGATCGATTCGGATGTCGGAGGCCTGGTCGAGTTTGAGCTGATGTCCCCACGACTGCAACGAGATCGGTGCGTCGAGCGTCGGATACGGAGACATCAGCATGTGGCTGGTTCCACTGACCCGTTCGGCGAGGACGTCGATATCGCCGGCGGAAATAAGATCAGGGTTGTACGTGATCCAGACCGCGCCGTGTTCGAGTGAATGAACAGCATTCTCAGTCCGGATTGCTTGCGGATACACAACTCCGGTGCACTTAGCCCACACCCCGTCGTGCCGACCGCCGAACGGTGGCGAATATGTGTATGCCACACGTTCATTGGGTCCGACGTGCAGCGCCGCCGGGTATTCGACAATCGCAACACCGTCGATGGCTTCCGACGGATCGGGGTTTTCGATGCTCGGAACAAACGAATCGGGGCGCGGCGTGCCGTCGAGGGTGTTCGCGCACCCACCTGTCACAACGACAGCTGTGCAGGCAAACGCAGCGCCGATTGCCCGAATTCGTGTATTCACTCAGCGATGATAGCGGGTGTCGATCGTCGAGAATTACGCAGCGACAACCGCTCACGCCCAACTGTAGAAGAACCCACGGTCCCGGTTGATCCCCAAAAGAGTGGTTGACAGGCAGATCCCTTCCTTGACGAACGCACCCAAGCGGCCGGAGACGACCAGCCTCGCTGAGACATCGGAGCGGGTAATGCGCTGAAACACCGCCTGCGAGCGTCCAAGACTGATGCACTGCCCGACGAACTTGGGAATTACCGGAGTCGGCATTGAACCCTGGAGTCTGAGTTCGACGGTTTCCGCGGCGTGAACTCCCAGAGGAATCGCAGCCTGGCAGCTCATTCGTAGAGAAAGATCACTGATCACCATTGCATCGCCCGCGCCCACGATGTTGGGGTGCGTCGTGCATTCCAGGTGTCGGTTGACCTGCAACCGGCCACGGCCGTCGACGGGTAGCCCACTGTGGCGTGCGAGTTCCGGGACGCCGAATTCCGTGGCGAGTACAGCACAATCGGTCGCGATGGTGCGACCGTCGTCAAGCGTGCACGACTTCTCGTCGATACGTACTACGCGCGATCCGGTGACAATGCGGATGTCGAAAGCCATCAGTGCCCCGGCGATACGTGATCTGGCCTTCTTTGAAAGCTCCGGGGCGATCTCGCTTCCCGTGACCAATGTGGTTCGACCCGTGCGATTCTCGGCCAATTCTGCCGCAGTCTCGATTCCGGTAAGTCCACCACCGACGACGGTGATCGCGGCATCGGTGGGTAGTGTCGTCAGCCTCGATTTCAGACGAACGGCGTCCTCGTATTCGGAGACTGCGAAACCGTGGGTGGCAGCACCGGCAATTGTGCTGCCTGTGTGGTGGCTTCCCGGGGCGTAGACAAGATAGTCGTAGGGGAGTGTGTCTCCGTCTTCGAGAATGAGATGGTTTGTGGCAGTGTCGATTCTGGTCGCTGTTGCGATGACGAGGGTTGCCTGCGGTGGCAGCGCCGCTTCCAGCGGAACCGTCACGTCGTAATTGCCGGCGATCATCTGATGCAGGCGAATTCGTTGTACCAAATGCTTCCTCGGATTTACGACGGTCACCGTGATGTCAGTCGGTTTGTGCAGCAGTCGTTTTGCTGCCATGACCCCTGCATAACCAGCGCCGACGATAACAACGTGCGCACCCATGGTTCCCCGTTTCGCCACTTGCCATGCGAGCCAAGATCTTGTTCGGCGACACTACAAAGGAAGCATTAGGTAGCGCTATGGTGAGCGACACATTTCTCCAGATCTGTGTGCCACATCTCCATAATTGATTGTGCCTGAGGCTACGAACCCGTCGAACCTAGCGATCCGGCTGAGCCGCCTGCCTCGGCAAGGGCGGTCGCCCCGCGAAGGATGAGCAGCGGCGGTAACGGACCCTGATAGGCCTCGGATCCGCTGATCAGATCGCCGTCGTTGTTGAACGTGATTGCCTCGCCCTGTGGCTCGTTCGGGAGGGGAACTCGAACAGCTTTGGTGGACAGGGCTTTCACTACGTCGCCGTCCGGTGCTGAATACAGGTAGACGTCGGTGTAGGTGCGCAGAGCGACGACGGTGCCGTCGTCGCTGACCGCGCCGCCAGTGACGGCCATTGTTCCCGCTCCGTTAACCGGGCCGCCCGGAGTGGTGGTCGGGGAGAATTGCAGGTGCCCGACCTTGTTCAGTTGTGTCGGAACTGTGGTGCTCAGGTCATGCACACTCTGGTTACCGACAGGGGTGTAGACATCGCTCGATCCGAGATAGTCCTTCGTCACGATGACAGGGAGTCCGTCGTTCGAGATGAGTAATGTTTCGGCGTCATGGGCGCCGTCCGGATATGTCAGCACACGTGGCGTGGCCGCTTCGGCACCGGTCGGATCGAACCCGATCAATGCGACGGATGGACGGACCTTGTTGTTGTCCCCGATGTCGGCAAGCCACAGGATCCCGTCAGGAGTGGAATCGAGATCTTCGACGTCGTATGTCGGAGTCCCCACCGGTATCCAGCGAGTGACCTGGCAGGTCGGATCGAGTTCGGCAACGCGGTCGTCGGCGCCGCTGTCGCCGAGTGCGTACATTCCGGCGCCCGTGTCTGCCAACCCGGACAGCTCTGTGAGACCGGTGTCAGTCGGGGTGCACAACACCTCGAAGGTTGGAGATACTTGCTGGGCAGTCGCGGTTCCGAACTGAATGCCGGTGACGAGAGCGGTCACTGCGCCGGCGATGATCGCGGCGCGGCAGGTCGACGCGTGTTGTCGATTCACAGGTGATCCTCCAGGCGAGAGGCCAAGGGACAAATTCGGACGTAGTACCCAAAAGGGTACTGAACGACCGACCTGTTGGTATCAAAATGAGTCTATCGACTGGAAGCGGGTCACTAGTCGGCTATTTCTTCGGTCAGGTCGAATGCACTGAGAATGGTCCGGAACTTGGTACTCGTTTCACGCAATTCCGTCTCGGGATCCGACGACGCAACTATTCCGCCACCTGCATAGGCCTTCGCCGACAGGCCGTCGGCCGCGATCTCAGCGCATCGGATGGCAACCATCCATTCTCCGTCTCCGGTCCGGTCGCACCACCCGATGGCGCCTGCGTA
The nucleotide sequence above comes from Rhodococcus sp. KBS0724. Encoded proteins:
- a CDS encoding fatty acid desaturase — protein: MAISDIKEYAHLAAADVESLGDELNSIRRTVTESLGEADASYIRRAIAFQRVLEVFARLTIHGGRTRSAWIVGATTLGVAKTIENMEIGHNVSHGQWDWMNDPEIHSGTWEWDMVGLSSQWRYSHNYRHHMFSNVVGVDDDLGYGVLRITRDQPWQPVNLLQPIRNLLLAAMFEWGIALHSLYSEQGNARTDSEKSAETRALVGKIARQVGKDYLLFPALSGRRWRRTLTANLSANLLRNVWSYVVIFCGHFPDGAEKFTLAELENETRAEWYLRQMLGAANFRAGAVMAFLSGNLCYQIEHHLFPDLPSNRYAEISIKVRALCEKYDLPYTTGSLVRQYLLTLRTIHKLSLPDRFLLATSDDAPETASELKFRTTVSKPESSARNPRVGLRSALRSSPGNRWVHGRRSALFNGVTTALGVGFFRKRQQILRRSRTTA
- a CDS encoding biotin/lipoate A/B protein ligase family protein, translated to MRGEYKVPGGKLVAVDVEVEDGQLSHVAVSGDFFLEPDSALDDINGALTGMPADANVEQLADAIIATLDESVSMIGFTAESVGIAIRRALGHATSWADHTFDVIPPVVLDPAMHVALDEVIAREVASGVRPPTLRFWDWDSPLVVIGSFQSVRNEVDSEAAARHGIGVVRRISGGGAMFMEPGNCITYSLVVPASLVEGLSFERSYAFLDQWVMGALAEVGITARYVPLNDIASDKGKIAGAAQKRFADGTVVHHVTMAYDIDAEKMVQVLRIGREKMSDKGTKSAAKRVDPLRSQTGMTRAAILTSFENYFRSQHDTRTSAYTESELAQARELVETKFNTEKWTHRVP
- a CDS encoding metal-dependent hydrolase; its protein translation is MTDLHVRKMNFAFEDYDVPFLWNEENPAFSSMANAVSFLAIGFEKMIVKLILQTKPLLKDRAVAEEADAFMRQEGQHSSAHRQHVKGLIRRYPGLQETLDEVIGEFDKLTAEKSLNYRLAYTADLEATFTSVFKLMLDNESALFRPGDDRVASLFIWHFVEEVEHRSSALIIFDSVVGSDLYRMRMAPSIFQHVMKVIRLASLGFNKHVPLEDRQVDAMAMFASYRNMQFLRKRLPMLEAQDNGPMSRAFDVLPLGEQLTALKGVIRSQLPKHNPANENLPALADVWFKRFEAGYDVTRWYTAESNSAESTTAGRSTDG
- a CDS encoding TetR/AcrR family transcriptional regulator, with the protein product MARRRGWGGNPPVDDDDATHRIVTAAVDLIGQTGSAISIADIAESLGVIRQTVYRYFPNSDALMRAAAIASVAGFLDRLTAHVSGIEDPVDAMTEGVVYTLTEVRRIPHLGILLTGTYSNLHPDGLTSDEAQAFGIAMINRFDVDWEQYGYDDAALRELVEYVLRTMQSFFISPGNPPRSDDELRRYLRRWMGAGITAQSKS
- a CDS encoding energy-coupling factor transporter transmembrane protein EcfT, which gives rise to MTTLLREVPTTSPIHRLWAGTKIIAVVLISLVMVIAPSWPSIAVITGLLVVTAAIGHIPPTAIPRPPWWIGLLLLGGALVNLPIGLDAVYLYLRAVTFGIVLLCASLMLAWTTSMSDVAPALATLGRPLRFLRIPVDEWAITAALCIRSLPLLIEEMVTLAAARRLRPKGVVHSASDNTIIDLITTTMSVAIRRSAEMGEAISARGGTGLIAAYPKRPRRADLMAITIVVIACAGAIVLTVI
- a CDS encoding ATP-binding cassette domain-containing protein produces the protein MSNRPEIQPTGNLRPLEVATGAVMAGFTVALSVIATVIPLASALHLVAAVPMGIVAQRFRIRAVVASGVAATAVAFVAAGSGSASAVALCALLGGIIGNVKRRGRGFLSALLAACVVGPLLSLFSIVLLLILSPLRNLLLDSLDNTVRGVAAILKRSPSLVGIAEGIESSIGAVIDYWWIWIAASATLGIIISTVVSYFVLGAVLDRLAALPTVDPLATTPDDRTINPLPLTLEHVGFTYPGSPSPALTDINFSIDRGEFVTVVGHNGSGKSTLTRLLAGRAPSSGLLVRPGAAGLGHHGGTAVVLQRPESQILGTRVADDVVWGLQPEHLPDIEALLTEVGLGGMAMRETSSLSGGEMQRLAVAAALARRPALLIADEATAMVDRTGREELVELLATLPRRHNMAVVLVTHHQADTRRADRVVQLQNGRQIEHEPGWMVGTGQPASPAYWQPSTKALLEIENLSHTYNNRTPWSRTALSDVNLTIGSGDGVLVLGGNGSGKSTLAWIMAGLTVPTSGTALFDGKPIARQVGSVGLTFQHSRLQLQRRTVSEDIEAAGGPEIGSTQVSWALDAVGLDRRIASRSIDQLSGGQMRRVVLAGLLVRQPQMLILDEPLAGLDPPGRAAIMNVLTWIRRNGTALVVISHDVDGMDSVCSRTIHLADGVLTENPVTLEETRR
- the dapB gene encoding 4-hydroxy-tetrahydrodipicolinate reductase; its protein translation is MEDVSAAPIRVGVLGAKGKVGQAICAAVEAAADLELVAQVDTGDPIETFVDTRTQVVVDFTHPDVVMGNLEFLVANRIHAVVGTTGFDESRLAAVQSWVDAQPTTGVLIAPNFAIGAVLSMRFAAAAARYFDSVEVIELHHPYKADAPSGTAYRTAAMIAAARAAAGVGPSPDATTTELDGARGADVDGVRVHSVRMAGMVAHQEVILGTQGETLTIRHDSIDRTSFVPGVLLGVREIAARPGLTVGIDSFLDL
- a CDS encoding DUF3105 domain-containing protein; the encoded protein is MTGGCANTLDGTPRPDSFVPSIENPDPSEAIDGVAIVEYPAALHVGPNERVAYTYSPPFGGRHDGVWAKCTGVVYPQAIRTENAVHSLEHGAVWITYNPDLISAGDIDVLAERVSGTSHMLMSPYPTLDAPISLQSWGHQLKLDQASDIRIDQFISALRLNPATYPEVGATCSIPPSIFNPDNPPPFDPTTPDPASPTTVPE